A part of Streptomyces sp. DSM 40750 genomic DNA contains:
- a CDS encoding phage tail sheath subtilisin-like domain-containing protein produces the protein MPSYLSPGVYVEEVASGSRPIEGVGTSVAAFVGLAPTGPLNEPTLVTNWSQYVAAFGEFTDGYYLAHSVYGFFNNGGSAAYVVRVGGSDQGASAGGPAAVTGSAAPAALPPGEPKQLGTFNVTAIAGGSLSVEVADPEGEGPAERFKLIVKDGDKAVETFDVTAKKGGRNYVVTQVKERSKLITVQEAAPAAQLARPDNQTVALAAPAAPAPVSPTATDDGHPGPAEYLGDSADRTGFGGLEAVDEISMVAVPDLMAAYQRGAIDLEAVKAVQLGLIAHCELMGDRVAVIDPPPGLNARQIRVWRQETAGYDSKYAALYYPWVKVFDPATGQSRVVPPSGHVAGVWARNDFERGVHKAPANEVVRGAVDLELQITRGEQDLLNPIGVNCIRAFPGRGIRVWGARTMSSDPAWRYLNIRRYFNYLEESILIGTQWVVFEPNDHALWARIRRNVSAFLVNEWRQGALFGQRPEEAYYVKCDEETNPPESVDLGRVICEIGIAPVKPAEFVIFRLAQFSSGNGELEE, from the coding sequence ATGCCGTCCTACCTGTCGCCGGGCGTCTACGTCGAGGAGGTGGCCAGCGGCTCGCGTCCCATCGAGGGTGTGGGCACCTCGGTGGCCGCCTTCGTCGGCCTGGCCCCGACCGGTCCGCTGAACGAGCCGACCCTGGTGACCAACTGGTCCCAGTACGTCGCGGCCTTCGGCGAGTTCACCGACGGCTACTACCTCGCGCACTCGGTGTACGGGTTCTTCAACAACGGCGGCAGCGCCGCGTACGTCGTCCGGGTCGGCGGCTCCGACCAGGGCGCGTCCGCCGGCGGACCGGCCGCCGTGACGGGCTCGGCCGCGCCGGCCGCGCTCCCCCCGGGCGAGCCGAAGCAGCTGGGCACCTTCAACGTGACCGCCATCGCGGGCGGTTCGCTCAGCGTCGAGGTCGCCGACCCCGAGGGCGAGGGCCCGGCCGAGCGGTTCAAGCTGATCGTCAAGGACGGCGACAAGGCCGTCGAGACGTTCGACGTGACCGCCAAGAAGGGCGGCCGCAACTACGTCGTCACCCAGGTCAAGGAGCGCTCCAAGCTCATCACGGTCCAGGAGGCGGCGCCGGCCGCGCAGCTCGCGCGCCCCGACAACCAGACCGTGGCGCTGGCGGCCCCCGCCGCTCCCGCCCCCGTCTCCCCCACCGCGACGGACGACGGCCACCCCGGCCCCGCCGAGTACCTCGGCGACTCCGCCGACCGCACCGGCTTCGGCGGCCTGGAGGCCGTGGACGAGATCTCGATGGTCGCCGTGCCCGACCTGATGGCCGCCTACCAGCGCGGCGCGATCGACCTGGAGGCGGTCAAGGCCGTCCAGCTCGGTCTGATCGCGCACTGCGAGCTGATGGGCGACCGGGTCGCCGTCATCGACCCGCCGCCCGGCCTCAACGCCCGTCAGATCCGGGTCTGGCGCCAGGAGACCGCCGGGTACGACTCCAAGTACGCGGCCCTCTACTACCCCTGGGTCAAGGTCTTCGACCCGGCCACCGGCCAGTCCCGCGTGGTCCCGCCGAGCGGCCACGTCGCCGGCGTCTGGGCCCGCAACGACTTCGAGCGCGGTGTTCACAAGGCGCCCGCCAACGAGGTCGTACGCGGCGCGGTCGACCTGGAGCTCCAGATCACCCGGGGCGAGCAGGACCTCCTCAACCCCATCGGCGTCAACTGCATCCGTGCCTTCCCGGGCCGCGGCATCCGCGTCTGGGGCGCCCGCACCATGTCCTCCGACCCGGCCTGGCGCTACCTCAACATCCGCCGGTACTTCAACTACCTGGAGGAGTCGATCCTGATCGGCACCCAGTGGGTGGTGTTCGAGCCGAACGACCACGCGCTGTGGGCCCGGATCCGGCGCAACGTCTCCGCGTTCCTGGTCAACGAGTGGCGCCAGGGCGCCCTCTTCGGCCAGCGTCCCGAGGAGGCGTACTACGTCAAGTGCGACGAGGAGACCAACCCGCCGGAGTCGGTCGACCTCGGCCGGGTCATCTGCGAGATCGGTATCGCCCCGGTCAAGCCCGCCGAGTTCGTGATCTTCCGGCTGGCGCAGTTCTCCAGCGGCAACGGGGAGCTGGAGGAGTAG
- a CDS encoding eCIS core domain-containing protein, giving the protein MRAQERRDDRTATHRQNTGRASAMTPQAQRLLALQRLAGNAAVARAVEEERHEHGANCGHGAEAQRSAAVQRSAVHEVLRSPGQPLETGLRTEMESRYGGGADFSGVRVHTDTVAQRSAADIGAKAYTSGAHVVWDGRDKPTLAHELKHYLQQSEGAVPGTDNGSGLKVSDPGDWAEREAEETARQVMSAPVQRAVPEPRAAQHTGGGATESAGVRRPDRGGTAVQRAGGDWKNNQTKKELKSYKTANAGSVIVDTLHHIVPKSDLKLLSNLLTPSQWQLVADELRAVAPTASFPLTVASADALSKALANVPANYVIGPRPEQRNDDPGNSGPDLNFSGGATTPRSAELQKAYDFVNAHRSATAGTIPSADLQTNFIDPIKAACTTHGTAVGLDSSRAGWSQNPALEWSRAK; this is encoded by the coding sequence GTGCGCGCACAGGAACGGCGGGACGACCGAACCGCCACCCATCGGCAGAACACCGGCCGGGCGTCGGCGATGACGCCCCAGGCGCAGCGGTTGCTCGCGCTCCAGCGTCTGGCGGGCAACGCGGCTGTGGCCCGAGCGGTCGAGGAGGAGCGGCACGAGCACGGTGCGAACTGTGGCCACGGCGCGGAGGCGCAGCGCTCGGCGGCGGTGCAGCGCTCGGCCGTGCACGAGGTCCTGCGCTCGCCGGGGCAGCCTCTGGAGACCGGACTGCGTACCGAGATGGAGAGCAGGTACGGCGGCGGTGCCGACTTCAGCGGCGTACGGGTCCACACCGACACCGTGGCCCAGCGGTCCGCGGCGGACATCGGCGCGAAGGCGTACACGTCCGGGGCCCATGTGGTCTGGGACGGCCGGGACAAGCCCACGCTCGCCCATGAGCTGAAGCACTACCTCCAGCAGAGCGAAGGCGCTGTGCCCGGTACCGACAACGGCTCCGGGCTCAAGGTCTCCGATCCCGGGGACTGGGCCGAGCGGGAGGCGGAGGAGACCGCGCGGCAGGTGATGTCCGCTCCCGTGCAGCGCGCCGTGCCGGAACCACGGGCCGCGCAGCACACGGGCGGGGGCGCGACGGAGAGTGCCGGCGTCCGGCGTCCGGACCGCGGAGGCACCGCCGTACAGCGTGCGGGGGGCGACTGGAAGAACAACCAGACGAAGAAGGAACTCAAGTCCTACAAGACGGCCAATGCCGGCTCTGTCATCGTGGACACCTTGCACCACATCGTGCCCAAGTCGGATTTGAAGCTTCTGAGCAACCTGCTCACGCCGTCCCAGTGGCAGCTCGTCGCCGATGAGCTTCGCGCTGTCGCGCCGACGGCGTCGTTTCCCCTCACCGTGGCCTCCGCGGACGCCCTGAGCAAGGCCCTGGCCAACGTGCCCGCGAACTACGTCATCGGACCCCGGCCGGAGCAGCGCAACGACGATCCGGGGAACAGCGGCCCCGACCTCAACTTCAGCGGGGGCGCCACCACCCCGCGCTCGGCGGAGCTGCAGAAGGCGTACGACTTCGTCAACGCCCACCGGTCCGCGACGGCCGGCACGATTCCCAGCGCGGATCTGCAGACGAACTTCATCGACCCGATCAAGGCCGCCTGCACCACCCATGGAACGGCGGTCGGCCTGGACTCGTCCCGGGCCGGCTGGTCCCAGAACCCGGCCCTGGAGTGGAGCCGCGCGAAGTGA